ATCACAATATCTTCATCAGGGAAAAATTGAACTCGCCGCACGCTTGTGTACGGAAACAGAAAAGCGATTTGGTGTGAAAGGACGGGTCCATTTTAACGTTGGTGGTGCGCAAGCTATTGAAGATGCTCTGAAACTTGTTCGAATGCGAACAAAAGCAAATGGAGTATTTGCTTTTATGGGAGGATATCATGGGAGAACAATTGCAGCCTCCGCAATTACTTCTAGCTATCGATATCGAAGTCGTTTCGGTCACTTTGGTGATCGTGCATTTTTCGTTGAATTTCCTTACGCTTTTCGTTGTCCAGAAAAAGGTGTAGACATAACTGATTATTATATCAGCAAGTTCAAACGATTGTTTGAGACAGAATATCATGGCATTTATGATAGCAGAGATGGCGCGTGTGAATATCGTGCATTTTTTGCTGAACCGATCCAGGGGACAGGTGGTTATATCATTCCTCCGAAAAATTTCTTTAAAGAATTAAAAAAAGTACTCGACCAATACGGCATTCTTCTTGTTGTTGATGAAATTCAGATGGGGTTTTATCGTACTGGAAAACTTTGGAGCATTGAACATTTTGACGTTGTTCCAGATATTATTGTTTTTGGTAAGGCACTTACAAATGGGTTAAATCCGCTCTCTGGGATTTGGGCAAAGGAAGGACTTATTGAACCAAGTGTATTTCCACCGGGTTCTACTCATTCAACTTTCGCTTCTAATCCTCTTGGTACTACAGCAGGATTAGCTACTCTTGAAGCTTTTGATAATTGGACTGATCGAGAGCGTGATATTGAAGGAAAGGGTAAATATTTTTTGAATAAGTTAAAACAACTGAAAGAGAAATTCCCACAGATTATTGGGGATGTAGATGGATTAGGACTTGCTCTTAGAATTGAGTTATGTGGAGATGATGGTCAGGTTCCGAGTAAAAAACGTGCTGATTTTATATTCAATGAGGGATTAAGGGGAGATCTTATATATGACGGAAAACCAATTGGGCTTATTCTTGATATTGGTGGTTATTATAAGAATATAATAACTCTTGCACCGAACTTACTTATAACAGAAGACGAAATTGATATGGTGTCAGAGTTGCTTTCTCAATTGTTTGATAGAGTTAAAAAGAATGGGATATAAGTTAGTAGATTTTGAATCTTTCAATTCTTTAGCAAAGCAATCACGTATTTTGCCAAAGCGATTATGTTTGCCAGGGCAAAATGTTTCTTGGCGCATTGGAAAAGAATCATACCAATTACCTTTTTCTAATAAAATAAGAGAAAGACTTGCCTTACTTGGGATGCTCTGTAAGAAATATCATGATGCTGTTGAGGATCTTTTTTTTCATGATACAGAATTTAGGAAAAAAGTGAATATGTATCGAGAAAAATCATTTCTCGATAATTTTAATCGAGCTAAGGATTTATCATCTGGGAATATTTTTTATCGACCAGACTTGGTTATAACAGAAGATTCACAATTTAAAATTGCTGAAATAGATGCTCTTCCTGGGGAGTTGGGTGTCCATAGTTTTTTATTGAATGCTTATGGGAGTTCTGTAAATAAGATTGTTCAATCTTTTGAAGATGTATTGAAAAAATTTCAACTTTCACAGAGTATAGATTTTGTTATTGATTCTATAATTTCTGAAGATGAATATGTCGCTGAGTATACGTACCTTGCGAGCTGTTTGTCCAGATCAGATATTACAATGCGTATATATAATATTAACGAATATTCTGGTCCAGAAAGAGAAGGCGTCTTGGTTTATAGATTTTTTGATATGGTACGAAATAATCAGGTACAGATACACACTATTCTTGATCGAATTAAAGAAACTAAATCATATTTGTATCCACCAATAAAACATTATCTCGAGGAGAAGTTTTCATTAAGCTGTGTACACGATAAGAATGTAGAAACAATATTTTTGCGACATTTTACAAATGAAGAGCTGTCTCTTTTTAGAGATCTTCTGCCAAAAGTTCATTATCTCGATAAACAGAGTCGATTAATTTTTCCGCCGATTCAATATAATGGTAGTTCTGTAGTAAATTTTTCAGATCTGGCTTTGTTGGCGCCAAATATACCATATGTTCTTAAAACGAGTGCTTTCTCAGATCAATTTTCTACATCGAAAGGGGCTATTCTCTTAGAAGGGTTGTCAAAAGAACAGATAAATAGTTTACTCGAAGAACATATAAACAAGTTTGATGAACACTTTATATTGCAAGAAAAGATTACGCCACTCATTGTTGGCGTACAAGTGGTTGATTCGAATGGCATAAACCAAGAAGTGAGGGGATTTTCGCGACTAACTCCTTTCTATTTTGTGCAAAAGAGAAAAATTGCACTTGTATCTTCTCATATAGTAATTCGAGAGAAGAATTTTGATGTTCATTTTGCTTCAGATTCTGTTGTTATACCGGCGTATTAAGAATTTCAAGATTTTTGAATGATTTGAAGTATTTCGTGGAAGTTTCTGAAAAGACAGGATTTTTTTTTCCTGTCGCGTAATAGTGTGAAAAGTTTCTCTTTTGCAAAAACGGTTGAACAGTGGCGAGCTCCTTCAATATCAGAAATTCCGTCGCCTATATAGATTGTATCGTTAGGATGAATAGGGATTGTTTTGATAATATGCTTGATAATTTGTGGTTTGCAATTTGCACAGACATTATTATGAATACAAGGATATAAATCAGAAGAATCAGATAGTGGTATAAATTTTATCATTTTTTCGGACATAAATTTTATATCATTTGCGTAGATAGAAGTGAAATATATCTTGTGAATTGTGAGGAATTGTTCGATGAGTGTATTTATTCCATCGCTTATAATAAAGAGAGGGATGCCCTTGTCTTTACAAAATTGCGAGAATTCGATAAAACCATTTTCTAGATGCAATTTACCCGCAAGATCAAAAATATCCGTAGCGTTCATTCTAATATTAGAGAATTGTTTTATAAGGCATTCTCTACTACCGATAGTGCCAGATGACCACTGCAGTTCAATATTTTTCCAGGTGTTGTCCACGCTGAACTGATTCAGTATTAAGTCTGTACTGTCTTCTTTTGCTATTGTCCCGTCAAAATCACAGAATATAGAATGTAACATATACTTGTATTATATCAAAACTGCCCTAAGAAATGAAATAATAATAATTTGTACTGTATGTTAGGATTGATATGAGTTTTTATAGTGGCATATTCTAAGGGTTGTTATGGTTCCATAGTATTTTTTGCAAAAAATGGGGATTTGGGGTAGAATATGAGTGTAAGAAGTGCCTTTTTGAGGTATTTTTTGTATTGACAAATAGTAAAAAAAGTGATATAGTATAAAATAAATTTATTTTTCGATAAACACTATGATGACACAAGATTTCAAGAAAGACGTTCGATTCGATAAGAAAATGCTCATAATCGGTGGTGGATTTATCGGACAAGGAGTCTTGCCTCTCATACTGAAACATATCGATATCAAGCCAGAGCAGATATCAATCATCACTGCTGACGAACGAGGCAAAGAAACAGCTGCCTATTACGGTATACCGTTTTCTATCAATCCGATTTCCAAAGAAAATTATCGAGAAGTACTTGATCCACTTCTCTCTCCTGGAGATTTCTTGCTCAATCTCTCATCTGATATAGAGAGTACGCTTATCGTGGATTTCTGTAGCGAACGAGGGATACTCTATCTCGATACTTGTATCGACTCATGGCTTGGAGAAAGTACCAACCCAGCACTTTCTGTTTCACAGCGATCTCTCTACAAATTGCGAGAACAAGCTATCAAGCTCAAAGAGAAATGGGGGAATACAAATGCTACTTCGGTACTCGCTCACGGAGCCAATCCTGGTATTGTATCGCACCTCGTGAAACAAGCACTTCTCAATATTGCAAAAGATGAAGGAAGAGATGTAGTCATCCCACAAACGAGAGAAGAATGGGCACGCCTCTCCCAATCACTCGGGATCCGGGCTATCCATGTCGCAGAGCGTGATACGCAGATTCCTACAGAACGAAAAAAAGTAGGTGAATTCATCAATACCTGGTCTATCGATGGATTGGTCGGTGAAGGACTCCAGCCAGCAGAGCTCGGATGGGGATCGCATG
This DNA window, taken from Candidatus Moraniibacteriota bacterium, encodes the following:
- a CDS encoding saccharopine dehydrogenase NADP-binding domain-containing protein; translated protein: MTQDFKKDVRFDKKMLIIGGGFIGQGVLPLILKHIDIKPEQISIITADERGKETAAYYGIPFSINPISKENYREVLDPLLSPGDFLLNLSSDIESTLIVDFCSERGILYLDTCIDSWLGESTNPALSVSQRSLYKLREQAIKLKEKWGNTNATSVLAHGANPGIVSHLVKQALLNIAKDEGRDVVIPQTREEWARLSQSLGIRAIHVAERDTQIPTERKKVGEFINTWSIDGLVGEGLQPAELGWGSHEKHLPVDGSRHTFGDQSAIYLNKPGASVRVRTWLPLAGPQIGYLITHNEAISLASYLTLGTGENPEYRPTVHYAYHPCDDAVLSITELEESNWKIQEQKRSITDEIVSGIDELGVLLIGNKQGVYWFGSRLDIHTARQLAPYNSATSLQVAAGVVAGMIWAMRHPESGIVEAEEMDFREVLDIASPYWGELVGEYSDWDPTIGRNTLFPEDIDTEDPWQFKNFRVV
- a CDS encoding aminotransferase class III-fold pyridoxal phosphate-dependent enzyme is translated as MNSADLLDLEKKYCSYGDTVHYAENPKIFSRCEGSYLFDEKDMRYFDLQMWYSAVNLGYANKNINTAVKKQIDTLPQIASQYLHQGKIELAARLCTETEKRFGVKGRVHFNVGGAQAIEDALKLVRMRTKANGVFAFMGGYHGRTIAASAITSSYRYRSRFGHFGDRAFFVEFPYAFRCPEKGVDITDYYISKFKRLFETEYHGIYDSRDGACEYRAFFAEPIQGTGGYIIPPKNFFKELKKVLDQYGILLVVDEIQMGFYRTGKLWSIEHFDVVPDIIVFGKALTNGLNPLSGIWAKEGLIEPSVFPPGSTHSTFASNPLGTTAGLATLEAFDNWTDRERDIEGKGKYFLNKLKQLKEKFPQIIGDVDGLGLALRIELCGDDGQVPSKKRADFIFNEGLRGDLIYDGKPIGLILDIGGYYKNIITLAPNLLITEDEIDMVSELLSQLFDRVKKNGI
- a CDS encoding MtnX-like HAD-IB family phosphatase; translation: MLHSIFCDFDGTIAKEDSTDLILNQFSVDNTWKNIELQWSSGTIGSRECLIKQFSNIRMNATDIFDLAGKLHLENGFIEFSQFCKDKGIPLFIISDGINTLIEQFLTIHKIYFTSIYANDIKFMSEKMIKFIPLSDSSDLYPCIHNNVCANCKPQIIKHIIKTIPIHPNDTIYIGDGISDIEGARHCSTVFAKEKLFTLLRDRKKKSCLFRNFHEILQIIQKS